The genomic window GCTGCGCTTCGGCCCGGTTTCGCTCGGCGACCTGCCTGCCGGCCACTCGCGCGAGCTTACGCCGAGAGAACTTTCGGCGCTTCGGCGCGCCGGCAGCCAGGACGAGGAACACCGCGCCCCGTAGCCTACCCCGCCGGTTGGGTAATGAACACGATAGCTTTGAGGTAAGTTAGGTCAATGAATCGAATCTCGCCAGCGCTCGCCGCTGCTTGCGTGCTTGGAATCCTCTCGAACGCATTGCCCGCGTTCGGAGCGTATGCAAACGAGTTTACCCCGGCCAAATTGAAAACGCAGGGGCAAACGCAGCACGACATCGCCGGCAGCGGAACCGTGATGGTGCAGGTGCAGGTCAACGCCGACGGCACCCACCGGGTCGTCAAGATCATTAGCTCGACCAACCACGGCGACGACGCGGCGGCGCGCGATATCGCGCAGAACTCGACCTACATTCCGGCCCACCGGGGTACGAGCGCGATTTCCTCGTTCTATGACTACCGTCTCCACTTCAACGGCAAGTCGGTGGCGCAAAGCAGCGGCGACGAGATGGCCTCCGGCGGCGGGGACACGGCCGCGATCGACGCGCTCGTGCGTGCGGGCAAGTACAAGGACGCGATCGCAAAGGCAAACGGCGCACTGCTCTCCTCGCCGGGGAACGAATCGATCCTCCAGCTCCTGGGCGTCGCGCAGTACTACGACGACGATTTCGTCGACGCGGCCACGACGTTCAACCGCGTAACCGACATCAAGAAGCCGTTCCAGCCGATCGCCGCACAGGCGTTCGCCACCGGCGCGGTGCGAGCGTCGGCAACCGATCCGGCGCAGTCGCTCGCTTTCGCAAATAAGGCGATTGCACTTTCGGACAGTGATACCTCGAAGTTCGCTCTGGGCGTGGCCCAGCTCGCGAACAAGCAATACCCGGACGCGGTCGCGACGCTGAAGGCGGTCCACGATCAGGTCAGCGACCCGAAGGACAAGCTGAACATCGATCAGGAGTTGCTGCAGGCGTACTTGGCGACGAACGATTCGGCCGGGGCATCGGCGATCGCCGCCGAGATGAAGGGCCTCGATCCGACCGGTACTCAGGCCTCGAACGCGATCGCCGCGCATTACATCCAACTCGGCAGCGACGCCATGGACTCGAGCAATTACGCCGAGGCGCTCAAGGACTTCGATCAGGCTGCCTCGGCGGGCAACCCCGCGGATGCGGTCACGGCCAACACGTTTGCCGCGTTTGCAATCATGAAAATGCCCAAGCCGGATTATGCGAAGGCCAGAGACTATGCGCTCAAGGCGGTCGCGGGAAGCCCCGATGACGCGCAGGCGAACTATGCGGCCGGCGTCTCTTACGCGGGTGTCTACTCGACGAGCGGCAAGAACGACGACAAGACGCAGGCGCTCACGTATCTGAAGAAGGCCGACACGCTCGCGAAGGCCGCCGGCAACGAAGGCCTTGCTCTGCAAATCGAGAGCCAGATTAAGAACATTCCGCAGTAAACGCTGTGGAACGGCTGGGGAGGTTGGTATTACGTCTACCAGGACTTTGCGGCGGGATAGGCCAATTGGTCCGGCCTGTTCGGGGGCGGAGCACCGCCCGTGTTTTCCATTGTCTAGCGCACTCGACATAAATACCCGGGAGGGTTTCGAAACTCGTGTTTGACGGATTTATAAGCGTGATGCAACAGGGCGGTCCCGTTATGTGGATGCTCCTCATCGCGTCCATCCTCGTCGTCGCCATCGTCATCGAGCGACTGATCTTCTTCGCGCAACAGCATAGCGATACCAAGGGTCTGCTGCGACAAATCGGCGCCAAGATCGCGGCCGACGACCTCGACGGCGCGATCAAGATTTGTCAGGCGAATAAAGGCATGCTGCCGCGTATTCTCGAGTTCGGCCTTCGCCGCGGAGAGAAGAATCGCGCCGATATCACGGATGCGCTCTCGATCGCCCTCATGGAACATCTCAACGCGCTCGAGCGCTTCCTCGGTGTGATCGGTACGATCGCCGTCATCGCGCCGTTCGTCGGTCTTTCCGGCACGGTGCTCGGCATCATTCGCGCCTTCCAAGACATCGCGCTCAAGGGCAACTCGACCCCTGCCGTCGTTGCGGGAGGCGTGTCCGAAGCGCTGATCACCACGTTCGCCGGGCTCGTCGTTGCGATCGTGGCCGTGATCTTCTTCAATTACTTCAAGTCGCGCATCAAGGCGTACAATCAAGAGATGATCGTCGCGGCGAATCAACTCGCCGAGATGCTGCACTTCCACAACACCGGCGCTCCGATTCCGACCGAGCTCTATCAGCCCTCGAAAACGGCCGCGAAGTAGCTTCGGAGCACCATTGTGAGTTTGCTCTCAGCGCAGCAAGAGTCGGACGTCATGGCGGAGATCAACATCACGCCGTTCACCGACGTGCTCTTGGTGTTGCTCATCATCTTCATGATTCTGGCCGCGCTCGTGACGCCGCCCGGGTTCGAGAAAGAGCTCCCGAACAAGAGCAATAGCACCTCGACGCAAAACAATCCCAAAAACGACATCGAGGTCGTGGTCAACGCCAAGGGCGTTATCTATGTCGACGGGCAGCAGACGAACGCCAAAGGCATCTACCGGGTGATGACCCTCACCGCGATCAAGCGCCCGCACAAGCACGTCTCGATCACGGCGGACGAGAAGGCGCCGTACGGGATCATCATCACTATTCTCGACGCTGCGCAGAACGCCGGCTTGAACGACGTCGGCTTCGTCACGTCCTAGGGAGGTTTGATTACTCGTGGCCGTTTCGACAGGCGGGGGAGAAGATGATGTGATGTCGACCATCAACATCACGCCGTTTACGGACGTGTTGTTGGTGCTCCTCATCATCTTCATCATTCTTGCCTCGGTTACGAAAGAGCCGAAGCTGCCCGACGCTTATAACAAGACAAAGGTGCAGCCTTCGCAGATCGTCGTCATTGTCGACGACAAGAACAACATCGAAATCGGTTCGAACGTCGTGAACGTGCACGATGCGGAGGGCGCCTTCCGAACGCTCCAGGAAGATACCGGGTATAAATTCCGGAGCGTCATCATCAAAGCCGATCCGAAGGCGAGCTACGGCGTGATCCTGCAGATCATGGACGCGGCCAAATCCGTCGGATTGATCGACTTCGGGCTCGCGAACCATGTCATCGGTACGCCGGAGGGACAGAGTTCTTAGCCGATGGCGAAGCAAAAGACGTTCATCACCACCGGCGAACGCATCCGGAATTATCTGGGCATCGCCTTTTTGCTTTCGATCTTGATCAACGCCCTGGCCTCGCCGTTCTATCCGAATCTCAAACAGCACCACGAATCCGATCAAGTCGAGAAGATCAGCCAGACGAAGAAGGTGCAGGTCCGGGTTCCGACGCCGCCGCCTCCGACGCCGACTCCGCCGCCGACTCCGACCCCGCCGCCGCAGCGCACGCCGCCGCCGCATCGGGTGGAACGCGTCGAGCCCAAGCTCAAGGTCAACATTCCCAAGACACACAATGCCGCGAGCGAATCGGAGACGGAGCACACCAACCAGTACACGACGGGCACGACGCAGGGCGTTCCGAACGGAACCGCGTCGACCGGACCGGTGACGCCCGCCACGCCTGCTCCGACGCCGAAGCCGGCGTGCGCGAATCCGAATCAGGAGGCGACGGTCACCAATGCGATGTCGCCGGACTATCCCGATTCGGCGCGCGATCTCGGCCTCGGACCGGTGACGGTGCTGGTCGAGGTGACGATCGGTCCGACCGGCAACCTGGTTGACGCGAAGATCAATCAGAGTTCGAACAACTTGGCGATCGACCAAGCTGCATTGCGCGCCGCGCGGCAGTCGCAATATGCTCCCAAGCTGGTCGACTGCCAGCCGACGACGGGGTCGTATATCTTCCGAGCCGAATTCAACCCCGATTAAGACGGTTCGCCTGGCCCTTCGACAAGCTCAGGGCCGGGCGCACATCCTGTGCTGCGAACCTTCACCCGCATCGTGCGGGTTCGCGCCTTTAGTTAACGAATCGGAACATGATGGATGGCAAGCGGACGCGACGGCTCTTGATCGTCGCGTTTGCTTTATCGCTCCTGCTGCACGTGATCGTCACCTTCTTCATACGGTGGCCGTTCCGCCCTTCGCCCGACGAAGTGCAGATCGTGCACATCGAACGCTTGCGTCCGATGCGCATCGCGCACGTCGTGAAGGTCCCGCCGACGCCATCGCCGCCCCCGCGTCATGTCGCGGTGAGCGTTCCGAAGCGTTCGTTCGCAACCTCGGCGCCGGGAGGGCGCGGCGGGCGCGGCGTCGCCGTCACCCCCGCGCCGACGACCGCTGCGCAGCCGACGCCGACGGCGGCGCCGACGCAGAATTGTGCGACGAACGATACGCCCGTGCAACTGGTCGCCTCGCCGCCGCCGCCCGACATCGCATCCGGCGCGCGCGGTGACGCCGTCAGCGGGGTTGCGCGAGTTCGCGTGATCGTGGACCCGCAAGGCAACGTCGAGAGCGCGAGCGTGGTTTCGAGCAGCGGCAGTCCCGCGCTCGATCTGGTTGCGCAGACCATGGCGCGCAGCGCTGCGTACTCACCCGCGACGCACGCCTGTAAAGCGGTCGCCAGCGCCTACGTCTTCTCGGTCAAATTTATAGCGTGGTGACGTCGTCAGAGGAGCGCGAGCGAAGCCGCGTCACAGCATTCCCATATCGCGGAGCAGATGCAACGTGTCGATGTAGCGCTGCAGGTGCGCGCGCGTCGCATCGTCGACCTCTAGAAACGCGATGCCGGTCCGGTAGCGCTGGAGGAGCGGATCGTAACGCGACCATCGCACGATCCCGCGGACGCGGAGCACCGGCTGAGCATCGCCGCGGAGTTCGATCTGCACGCTGATCGGGTCGGAGCGGTTGAGTTCGGCGTTGGTCAGCATCGCCATACCCCCGAGCGCGATATCGTACGTCTCGGTGAACTCCGGCGCAAACTCGTCGCCGATGCTGTAGGACACGAGTAACGTATCGCCTACACGAGCGAACTTGCGCTCTTGCGGCTCTACCGCACGGGTGTCTTCGTGCTGATCCACTAGGATCATCGCCTTAGGCCGCTCGCGCAGGCAATCCTCCCCGCGAGCTCTACCGTGCAGCTCGCGGGGAAGGCGCGTTTCGGTTGGGGGGCGTACCAAAGTGCTCCGTGACCGATCTCCAAGCACTGGTCCTCGCGCTACTGCAAGGCGTAAGCGAACTCTTCCCCGTCTCGAGCCTTGGCCACATCATCTTGGTTCCCTCGCTCTTGCATTGGACCAACATCCATCGCGCGGATCCCACCTTTCTCGCCTTTGTCGTTCTCCTGCATCTCGGCACGGCGCTCGCGCTGATCGTCTATTACCGGAAACGCTGGTTGGCGATCGTGCGAGCCCTGATCGCCAGCGTGATTCGCGGCCGGCTTTCGCCCGATCGCGACGAGCGAATCGGGTGGCTCCTGGTGGTCGGAACGATTCCGGTCGGCGTCCTTGGTGTGCTCTTCGAAGCGCCGGTCCGCGCGCTCTTCGGCTCGCCGGCGCCGGCGGCGATCTTCCTCGCGCTCAACGGCCTGGTGATGTTCGGGGGAGAAGCGCTGCGCCGGCGGCAGATGGCGGACTCGGGCCGCGTGGACCGTCCCATCGAACATTTGAGCTTTGCGCAGAGCGTGCTGGTCGGATTTGCGCAGAGTTTCGCATTGCTGCCGGGGATCTCGCGATCGGGCGCGTCGATGGTCGCGGGACTGCTCTGTGACCTCGATCACGAGGATGCGGCCGAATTTTCGTTCCTCTTGGCGACACCGGTTATCTTTGCCGCTGCCCTGCTGGAGTCGCGCTATCTGATCGCTCCGGACGCGCACGTTGCCCTGCTGCAGGCCCTGACCGGGGGACTGGTCGCGGCGATCGCCGCCTACCTCTCGGTCGCGTTCCTCATGCGCTACTTCAAGTCGAACGATCTACGCCCGTTCGGCTGGTACTGTTTGCTCGTCGGTGTAGGCTGCTTCATTCTCAGTGAACGAGGACTCTTGACGTGAAACTGCTGGCTCTCGCCCTCGCCGTGATCTTCTTCGTGCTCGGTGCGCTCTACGGTCTTGGAACGATCAACTTCTTGACGAAGTCCGGCACGACGCACGCTCACCACGTTTCGCACCTGGTGGTGTGTTGGGTTCTGGCCCTGCTCTCGCTGGTGTGGTACCGCTTTCAAAGTTCCGCCGAGAGCACGCGGCGTTAGGTCCTTGGGCCGAAAGGCCCCTGTCCATGTGACCCTCCGCATCCCGAGGTCGCGCGGCCGACTCGGTACGATGCAGGTATGCGTCGCTGGCTAACGGTCTTTGCTGCCCTCATTCTCCTTGTCGGTTGCGGCGGCGGTGGCGGAAGCAGCTCGCCCGTTCCGCCGACCCCCTTGCCCTCGGCACCCGGCTCGCCCCCTCCCTCCAGCTCGGCTTCGCCATTGCCCACCGGGAGCGCGCTGCCGTCCGCGGCGCCGTCGGCCTCCGCCGCGCCGACTTCAACGCCGACGCTCGCACCCACGCCGACGCCAACCCCGGCGCCCACCCCGACTCCGACCGGGAACGTTTGTTTCGGAATCGACGGTGCCACGTGTCCGCCCAGTCCGACGCCGACGCCTTAGGAGAGAACGATGCGCCTCACCTTTGCACTCGCCATCGTTTTCGCGGCACTTCTTGCAGCCTGTAACGGCGGCGGCACCGGATCATCGACGCTTCCCAACGCGAATCCGCCGACGGGAGGCAATTTGCCGGCGCACGCGAGCGGATCGGCGACGTTTTCAATCGTCATACCGGCAGCGAGCACGATGAAGCGGGTGCGTCCGAACTACGTTTCGCCCAACACGCAATCGCTGGCGATAACGCTCACGCAGGCGGGCGGCTCGCCGGTGCCTTCACCTGCGCCGCAGGTCGTCGCGCTCGCGCAGGGCTCGCCGAATTGCTCGACCTCGGACGGTGTGACCACGTGCACGGTCACCTCGACGTATCCGGCCGGTTCGGACGTATGGACGCTCGCGCTCTACGCATCGACCAACGGCACGGGAACGCCGCTCTCGATCAACACCGTTGCCGCGAATGTCACGACCGGAAACAACACGGTCGATTTGACCATGAATCCCGTCGTCGCTTCGCTGGCGTTTACGCCGGCGAGTGCGGCTTGTCCGTACAACGCCGCGTGCACGAACGGGGTGGTTCTCAATGCCCTCGATGCAAGCGGCGCAACGATTATCGGACCCGGCAACTACGTGAACGCTTCCCAGGGCGCGGTTACGGTTTCGATTTCGCCGGCGCCGAGCGGCTTGACGCTCGAGAATTCGAGCGGTGGTGCTGCGGTGACGAGCGGCACCGCACCGGGTCAGGTGACGCTTGCGAACATCGGGTATGACGGAAGTTCCACGTCGTCCGGCGGAACGCTCACCGTCAACGCGTCGGATACCGACGGCGACAGCGCGTCGTGGACCTTGTCGCTTGCGGCCACCCCGGAGCCGTCGGCGACTCCCGCCGGCGTGCCGTCGTGGAACGGCAAAACCATTTCAACCGTCTTTTCGCCCACCCCGGTCGTCAACGGAACACCGGACGCGTTCAACCCGCCG from Candidatus Baltobacteraceae bacterium includes these protein-coding regions:
- a CDS encoding tetratricopeptide repeat protein; this encodes MNRISPALAAACVLGILSNALPAFGAYANEFTPAKLKTQGQTQHDIAGSGTVMVQVQVNADGTHRVVKIISSTNHGDDAAARDIAQNSTYIPAHRGTSAISSFYDYRLHFNGKSVAQSSGDEMASGGGDTAAIDALVRAGKYKDAIAKANGALLSSPGNESILQLLGVAQYYDDDFVDAATTFNRVTDIKKPFQPIAAQAFATGAVRASATDPAQSLAFANKAIALSDSDTSKFALGVAQLANKQYPDAVATLKAVHDQVSDPKDKLNIDQELLQAYLATNDSAGASAIAAEMKGLDPTGTQASNAIAAHYIQLGSDAMDSSNYAEALKDFDQAASAGNPADAVTANTFAAFAIMKMPKPDYAKARDYALKAVAGSPDDAQANYAAGVSYAGVYSTSGKNDDKTQALTYLKKADTLAKAAGNEGLALQIESQIKNIPQ
- a CDS encoding MotA/TolQ/ExbB proton channel family protein, whose product is MFDGFISVMQQGGPVMWMLLIASILVVAIVIERLIFFAQQHSDTKGLLRQIGAKIAADDLDGAIKICQANKGMLPRILEFGLRRGEKNRADITDALSIALMEHLNALERFLGVIGTIAVIAPFVGLSGTVLGIIRAFQDIALKGNSTPAVVAGGVSEALITTFAGLVVAIVAVIFFNYFKSRIKAYNQEMIVAANQLAEMLHFHNTGAPIPTELYQPSKTAAK
- a CDS encoding biopolymer transporter ExbD, whose protein sequence is MSLLSAQQESDVMAEINITPFTDVLLVLLIIFMILAALVTPPGFEKELPNKSNSTSTQNNPKNDIEVVVNAKGVIYVDGQQTNAKGIYRVMTLTAIKRPHKHVSITADEKAPYGIIITILDAAQNAGLNDVGFVTS
- a CDS encoding biopolymer transporter ExbD, whose translation is MSTINITPFTDVLLVLLIIFIILASVTKEPKLPDAYNKTKVQPSQIVVIVDDKNNIEIGSNVVNVHDAEGAFRTLQEDTGYKFRSVIIKADPKASYGVILQIMDAAKSVGLIDFGLANHVIGTPEGQSS
- a CDS encoding energy transducer TonB gives rise to the protein MAKQKTFITTGERIRNYLGIAFLLSILINALASPFYPNLKQHHESDQVEKISQTKKVQVRVPTPPPPTPTPPPTPTPPPQRTPPPHRVERVEPKLKVNIPKTHNAASESETEHTNQYTTGTTQGVPNGTASTGPVTPATPAPTPKPACANPNQEATVTNAMSPDYPDSARDLGLGPVTVLVEVTIGPTGNLVDAKINQSSNNLAIDQAALRAARQSQYAPKLVDCQPTTGSYIFRAEFNPD
- a CDS encoding TonB family protein, encoding MMDGKRTRRLLIVAFALSLLLHVIVTFFIRWPFRPSPDEVQIVHIERLRPMRIAHVVKVPPTPSPPPRHVAVSVPKRSFATSAPGGRGGRGVAVTPAPTTAAQPTPTAAPTQNCATNDTPVQLVASPPPPDIASGARGDAVSGVARVRVIVDPQGNVESASVVSSSGSPALDLVAQTMARSAAYSPATHACKAVASAYVFSVKFIAW
- a CDS encoding PilZ domain-containing protein, whose protein sequence is MILVDQHEDTRAVEPQERKFARVGDTLLVSYSIGDEFAPEFTETYDIALGGMAMLTNAELNRSDPISVQIELRGDAQPVLRVRGIVRWSRYDPLLQRYRTGIAFLEVDDATRAHLQRYIDTLHLLRDMGML
- a CDS encoding undecaprenyl-diphosphate phosphatase translates to MTDLQALVLALLQGVSELFPVSSLGHIILVPSLLHWTNIHRADPTFLAFVVLLHLGTALALIVYYRKRWLAIVRALIASVIRGRLSPDRDERIGWLLVVGTIPVGVLGVLFEAPVRALFGSPAPAAIFLALNGLVMFGGEALRRRQMADSGRVDRPIEHLSFAQSVLVGFAQSFALLPGISRSGASMVAGLLCDLDHEDAAEFSFLLATPVIFAAALLESRYLIAPDAHVALLQALTGGLVAAIAAYLSVAFLMRYFKSNDLRPFGWYCLLVGVGCFILSERGLLT